The Mangifera indica cultivar Alphonso chromosome 8, CATAS_Mindica_2.1, whole genome shotgun sequence genome has a window encoding:
- the LOC123222628 gene encoding uncharacterized protein LOC123222628: MENGQSMNIVGEHDSLMMTTLDQRDHNEGHDDIMARRLKNRERQRRYRARKRLEADLKKSTNINHLMTPQVDLQLNASLSNCIDRVYCKRNWKKDARRAAAFKSQEEDTMDGYVKPALNYATDSQTLLPSVNKAETPLENKFCSSLGLVNIETNKAKLGRRDWKAEARNKKS, translated from the coding sequence ATGGAAAATGGGCAAAGTATGAACATTGTGGGTGAACATGATAGTTTAATGATGACCACCCTTGATCAAAGAGACCATAACGAAGGCCATGATGACATTATGGCTCGTCGGCTGAAGAACCGTGAACGGCAACGTAGATATAGAGCCCGGAAGCGCCTTGAAGCAGACTTGAAGAAGTCTACTAATATAAATCATTTGATGACACCTCAAGTTGACCTGCAACTAAATGCTAGTCTTAGCAATTGCATAGACCGTGTTTACTGTAAAAGGAATTGGAAAAAAGATGCGAGAAGGGCTGCTGCATTTAAGAGTCAAGAAGAAGATACAATGGATGGTTATGTGAAGCCTGCTCTTAACTATGCTACCGATAGCCAGACACTTTTGCCCTCTGTAAACAAAGCAGAAACACCACTAGAAAATAAGTTTTGTTCTTCGCTGGGTTTGGTTAATATTGAAACAAATAAAGCAAAGCTGGGCCGGAGAGATTGGAAGGCAGAGGCGAGAAACAAGAAAAGCTAA
- the LOC123222370 gene encoding uncharacterized protein LOC123222370 — MTLNCLTCRTNSQREFSHSNERQRKACCIMIERNWSGALASPSPPWEEMREPVTPQSVSSKKVKKGHRRYKSAAVVAIDEINKPRLVRSAGMRRDWSFEDLRER; from the coding sequence ATGACTTTGAATTGCCTGACCTGCCGGACGAATTCTCAAAGGGAGTTCAGTCACAGTAACGAGCGTCAAAGGAAAGCATGCTGTATAATGATTGAGAGGAACTGGTCGGGAGCGTTAGCCTCGCCGTCGCCGCCCTGGGAGGAAATGAGAGAACCTGTAACTCCGCAGTCGGTTTCTTCTAAAAAGGTGAAGAAGGGTCATCGCCGATATAAGAGTGCAGCCGTGGTGGCGATAGATGAAATCAATAAGCCTAGGTTGGTGAGAAGCGCAGGAATGAGAAGGGATTGGAGCTTTGAGGATTTGAGAGAAAGGTAG